A single genomic interval of Methylocystis sp. IM3 harbors:
- a CDS encoding flagellar motor protein MotB, translating into MSNGPPIIIKKKVEGEEDHHGGVWKLAFADFMTAMMAFFLVMWLINSTSKETKAVIVQYFNPVQLVDTTKAHKGLRDPATGSEGKSAINPPVPKKGGASESKDTEAALQSEPLKTLDAIAREEPRAGEPPASEVLRDPFERTLKKEMRPAPEPAPAEPPPAHDKAGLKQGPTAAGEKAAMASDLQAEIEKIAAQEARAPKVEVRQTEEGLLISLTDDANFSMFDVGSIKPKPQLVRIIGEVGKILAGKPGAVELRGHTDGRSYSGKNYDNWRLSSDRATIVNYMLIRGGLPATRMERVVGFADRRPRNAKDPLSPVNRRIEILLRGVEP; encoded by the coding sequence ATGAGCAACGGCCCCCCGATCATCATCAAGAAAAAGGTCGAAGGCGAAGAGGACCATCACGGCGGCGTCTGGAAGCTCGCCTTCGCCGATTTCATGACCGCGATGATGGCCTTCTTCCTTGTGATGTGGCTCATCAACTCCACCTCCAAGGAAACGAAGGCGGTCATCGTTCAATATTTCAACCCCGTGCAGCTCGTCGACACGACCAAGGCGCACAAGGGGCTGCGCGATCCCGCCACCGGCTCGGAAGGGAAGAGCGCCATCAATCCGCCGGTGCCCAAGAAGGGGGGCGCAAGCGAGTCGAAGGATACGGAGGCGGCGCTACAGAGCGAGCCCCTGAAGACGCTCGACGCAATCGCAAGGGAGGAGCCGCGCGCGGGCGAGCCGCCGGCCTCCGAGGTCTTGCGCGATCCTTTCGAACGCACCCTGAAAAAGGAGATGCGGCCCGCACCCGAGCCTGCGCCGGCGGAGCCGCCGCCCGCGCACGACAAGGCTGGTCTCAAGCAAGGTCCGACGGCCGCGGGAGAGAAGGCCGCGATGGCGAGCGACTTGCAGGCGGAGATCGAAAAGATCGCCGCGCAGGAGGCGCGCGCGCCCAAGGTCGAGGTCCGGCAGACCGAGGAAGGCCTGTTGATCAGCCTCACCGACGACGCGAATTTCTCGATGTTTGATGTCGGCTCGATCAAGCCGAAGCCGCAACTCGTGCGCATCATCGGCGAAGTGGGCAAGATTCTCGCCGGCAAACCCGGCGCGGTGGAGCTCAGGGGCCATACGGACGGCCGCTCCTATAGTGGAAAGAACTACGACAACTGGCGGCTCTCCAGCGACCGCGCGACAATCGTCAATTACATGCTGATCCGCGGCGGCCTGCCGGCCACGCGCATGGAGAGAGTCGTCGGCTTCGCTGACAGGCGCCCCAGGAACGCGAAGGATCCATTGTCGCCGGTCAACCGGCGGATCGAAATTCTGCTGCGTGGAGTCGAGCCATGA